The DNA window GCCAAGGCTAAGCATATTACCAAAGTATCAAGGATTatatgggttcggaaacgtcttGTTGACAGCTAAACAAAGTTTTGTCCAAATTTATAATAGCTTTTAACAAAACCGACCAAtccaatttataattaatcaTGATATATTTAGTTCTATTTCTTCCTTTTCTTCAGTGTATAAACCCGTTTGAAGCTGTCGGAAGTCTTGCGCCCCTGACGTCAGCGATTCGATATACTCACAAACAAATCGCGGGGGTCGACTCTCCATAGCAAACAACATCATTTACATGACGAGTTTTGCGCTCAAACAAGGTGAAATCATATTTTAGAATAAGACGTGCTCGACAGCGACTTAATCGTATTTGTGGTCTCGACGTGGAAAGATCTGAGCTTGAAAAGCAAGCAAAAGTCGGAGATGCCGCTGCGCAAGAAAGAGGACTATATCCCCATCAAGTGTGAGGGCTGGAACGGAAAGTTCGAGTACCCGGATGGAGCCGTGAACAACGTGTCGAAGATCCGTCGCCACAATCAGAACGTGACCAACACCAACAACTTCTACGGATTCAGCTCGGAGCCCATTGTCCTGCCCACCGAGTGGGATGGGACGTTTGTGAAGAGTGGCGAGACCCGTGTAAAGCAGGAGCGCAATCGTTCCGATGACCAGGACTACTTTGACTACAACACTGAGCCCACTGTACTACCGCCCACCTGGAGCGGCGAGTTTGTCACCGATCCCAGCGATGTGCGCATCAAGCCGGAACGGAACTTCTCTGATGCCAGGGACTATGCGGAGGCAGCTCGCTTCAAGTTGGTCCAGCACTGAGTGAGATCCGATCCCCCCGTTTCAATCAGACTAATCCTGCAAGTCTTtggtttgttttggtttctcATTGCACCCTAACCTAAGCGTTCGTTGTATTTTACCGTTTATGATATTTATTCGTATacttaataaacaaaagcaaaaatcACTGAAATACTAGAAAGTTCCGTTGCGCAATCGTCTTGGTTAGTTTGGCGTGGGTGGTGCCGATATTCCGAGACCTTTTATGGACCATAATTCGCTCGGGCTCGCAAATTAAAGTCATACTcgtaattataatatttgttgcgaacaacaacaaaactgGGACTGCCTTTTATGAGGAAAACGGGAAATCAGCTTTTAGATTACAAGTCACACCGATGCATTAGCAATTGATAATATTTGCAATCATTATGTTACATTGAGCTATGGGCTTCccctattaaatttataaaatatatgtttttatccttgcagagggtataataatttcagtcagaagtttgcaacgcagtgaaggagacgtttccgaccccattaagtatatatattcttgatcagcgtcacaagaagagtcgatctagccatccgcctgtccgtccgtttctacgcaaactagtctctcaattttaaagctatagagctgcaactttcccaaaagtcttctttctattgcaggtagtatattagtcgaaaccagccggatcggacaactatatcttatagctcccataggaactatcggggaaaaaattaacaaaaattatatctttggtgtttttaacatatagctttcttagcttggatatagcatttttaaattagttctgaatttcgaattaagactatatcatatagctctcataggaacaatcggaaaagtAGTGGTGaaacaatattgaaaaattatatcttcggtgttttttaacttataacctcctacgcttggaaataacatttttatatggttttgaatttcgaattaaatttgatcaaaatcggacgactatatcatatagctgccataggaacgatcgaaaaattagtcggaaaacatgaaatgaaaattatatctttggtgttttttaacgtataactttaatagcttgaaaataaaattttataattagttctgaatttcgaattaaattttattaaaatcggacgactatatcatatagctgtcataggaacgataggataattggtgggaaataatgtgaaacaaattatagctttggggctttttgacgtattatcttataatattgggaatatacatttttatatttttaagaatttcgaattcaatttaataaaattatttattattttttataactgcaaaggtatacaaacttcggcttgccgaagttaacttccgtTCCTGTTATAATGCCAACTTCAAATCTCTGGTACAATTATCAGCTCTTGTGACTCCCCTTTGTACAACTTATTTACCAAAATAATGGTTTCTACTAAAGAGCCTTGTTTAAAGGTTTAAGTGGgggaatttaattattttttaaccttGCGCAAATAATAATGCCGTGATAAGAGGATACCCGAGGAAATTCTTGCGAATTGCAAGCTTGCCAATCCttatgtaaacattttttaggtaaaaaataatgaaagacAATAAAATGTAGGGGGAGATTTCAATGCCCGGAAAACACAATTCGTTATGGGGACGCAGCTGATACGGCTTTTGTGGGGGAAGTACGTAGTGATAAGCAAACGAGTGAAGAGTCTATATAAACAGAGCGTGCCCAATTATTCGGTTCACAGTCAAGATGCCGAGCTTTCTGGGTGTAGTAATCAGTGTGGCTCTTTTGAGCTTGGTGGCGGGCCAGGCAACGAACGTTTCTCAATCCATGGACCTCTATATACTGCAGAACCAGCGGCAGTACGATGCGAAGATCAAACAACTTGAAGATCAGTTGGCCAGTTTCAGGATTCTTTTCAACAAGCGAATTGAGGCTGTAACTGTTCAGGCGGACTCGATGCAGTTAAAGCTAGAGCAAGCCTCCGCGCACCTGGACCCTATCACCCTGATCGATCCCTGGAGCAAGCAGTGCGTTCAAAACTATAGCGTAACCATCCCAACGGTTAGCGCCGCCAGATCGTCCATTACCAAGTGCGCGGAAAACATCAATGGGGTATTAAACTCTCCAGAGAGTACCTACAACACACTAAACAATTACTTCAAAAATAACTTGAAAAATGGTCTGGCGCAATGTGCCAAGCTTCATCCCACTGCTCAGTTAAATTACACGCTATGTGTGACCAAGGTGGTGAGTACACGCCATACAACTTGGAGAATTCGAGGTTTCTGAATTTTGTATTCTACTTACAGATCGGTGAGGCTAATAAGTACACGGTGAACAGCCAGAATAACTTCAATAACTACCTTAAAAGTTCCGAGTGTACAGCCGAGAATCGTGTACGCAGTTCCTGGCAGTGCTCCTTTGGACAGGTCTACTCTATTACCTCCACCGTGGAAGTTGCCTTGCAGCTCATTGACACTTGTATTGCCAATAGACTGGTGTGCGGCTCTACCACCTGCTCCACCGACAAGCCCTCGTGCCCGAATGTCACAAATGTTACTCTGGCCGAGATCAATCCCCAAAACGATACTATTCCAAACCCTTTTACCTTTGTCACCAACACTACGAAGTGCGTTGAGTTTAGGTTTAACAGATAAATATTAAGACGATTGTTATTGTACTGAAAGTACATATTTAGTCCCCTTACTTGTTTTATAAAGTCCACTTCCCTATGAGaaacgtttttgtttttagaaaagaTGTGAATGTGTGGCGTAGAAAGaaattttgttaaaacaaGGCGAAGCtttagaaataataaactttagtaacaccatgtgaaatttttaaggattgttctTGGCTTCAGTGATAAGACTAATTTGGAAGACTAATTTgcttagaaacggacggacaaacggacgtggctaaatcgactcgtctagtgacgctgatcctTCACTgggttgcaaacttctgactgaaattattataccctctgcaagggtatacaaaatgttatttcgatCATATGAAAATAAtgctattttattttgtaatggTTAACTTATAAACATCATGTATGTAGAAGAGGAAAGTTTGTAAACTGTTCTGACTCCTTAGGAGCGATCGAAGCAATTCGCAATCCACAAAACCGAAACAAAAACCCAGCACGCATAAGATCAcaaatacaattaaaacaacctaaaataaaaattgtatggaCCCCAGGTCAAAGAAAACGAACTCGCAACCAAAACGGCAAAAGAAGCAACGAAAATGCCACATATATATCGGAAAACGTAAATATAACAGACATAAACAATCTtctaaaaaatcattaaaaatctaaaagctatataaattaaattgactTTCTTAACCattgttaattattatttattaaataataccaTCTTGTTATTGATAGATAGCCacaataaatactttaaaaaaataaaagtaatacaaattaatgttgtatgttatttttttaactaataAGTGTGATGATGTTGGAAATAAAAACGACAGCTGAATAAACAACGCTATTGCTTAGGAGGAGTATTCAACACACTTTGACCGCCTGCTGTCAATTGTCAGTTCACTGGAGAGCACAGACATCCCAAGATCTCTGATGTTATGAGTAGCATGCTTCCTTTCTCTTTTAAGCCCGAAGACAATTAATCTATCAGAAGCCCAGAAACATTCAGTGTTACTTCGTTAAATCCACGCAAAGTAAGATGATAAGCTGGGTCTGACTTTTTCAGGTACCCGCAAGAATTTGAGGCATTCAAAAGGACCGCTTTAAATTCGTAGAATTAAATCCCCGAATAGGGAATCACATAAATCTAGAAGTCACATGCTCTATTCTTGCATTTCATTATTTTGATGGCAGATGCGTGAGAACAAAGAAGGGTACAGGCGAAAGAATATTGGGACTAGTCCTCCTAAACCATTGATCCCCTGACACGGCCGTGTGAAATATTCCAGATGCTTGGgaaacctttaaaaatttgtaataggCTAGCAGAATAAGAAGTCGAAGATTCcggaaaattttggaaaatgcTCACGAGCAGGTAGAAATAATGTGTATCTGGGAAACATCGTAAGAATTTCGGGTGTCCTTTTAAATGCTGATAGTGTGAAAATTTCTACATAATTTCCCAATTTTGTAGAGTTTTAGCTAGGGAATCATAAGCAAAAAGTGGGtgtgcaaaaaaaaactgaaaatctTCAAAAAAAGGAATGTAGGACCTGTTTTATGAAAAGAAAGGATATGACTCTGATCCCAAATCTTCTGAAGATCGTGggaatcttttaaaattatagaagCCTAGAAGAATCGTGGAATAGGCCCTCAGAAATTAGTGTACCTAAAACACATTCAAcgtgtttgtgtttttagaAAGAGCAATTACAATTCATTCAAGAAAAATCCTcccacataaaaaataatcttaaaaatcGATGCGCAAAGTATTTAATCTGGCGCAGCTGTAAGAAAATCTTCATTCATCATCGTGAGAATTTTTCAAAGAAATTTTAGAATGGAAAACTCTGATACCAGGGTAACATCAAAAACCGTAAACGTCCCAAAGAATTTTCTTCACAAAGTTCTAGCTGTTGACTCGGTTTGAAAAGGCATCGGAAAATGCAGTACGATACAAAAGCGACGGCCGTTTTCCAGGAAACCTGTTGATTGCAAACGGAAAACTATTGTTTGAAAAACGGTCCTTACCAGATCTATTGAGATGCTGCCGAAGCAGTTGTGGGAATGTTTTCATCTCCTTTCGGTCCTTTaaccattttccgatcgtgTGAATTTTCCGAACCAGATGTTCACAATGCAAGCAAATTCACCAGGCAAACAGAATAAACAGTAGCACGAGATACTGAGTTTTTCCTAAGAGAGATTAGTCTCAATTTTTACCTGATAATGGCTCCTGGGAACAAGCAGCTGGACCGAATCACACGGTGATATAATTCTTCCTCCAACTTGTTCCATGGgaaagaaaaccaatttattatcaatacattttaatgcAGTTGGTGCAGATGTGGGAAAATCCATCTGACGATCGTGTGAAAAATACATCTTAACTAAGAAGAACAAATTGTCATGTACCAGGAAAACATCAGAAGCAGCAGTGAGCTCCAAATAGTTTTCCGAAGTCCTGAGACAATGCAGCTGGAATGGAGCGCACGATGATGATCTTTCTACAACTTGTTGCGTGGGAAAATAGCCCAAATGTATTAAATAGGTTTTTGCGCAGAGAGCGTGTGAAAAGAACCAATTATTcgtaaacaaatattaatcaTGTAATAGGGGAACATAAAAGCCACCCAATGCCTTTAATAGATTTCCCAAAGGAATTCATACCTGTGGATCAAATTCGGAATCATCTACCTGGATAGCAAGAAAAAAGGAACGTTTCCCACTTCCCAGTCATTATTTACCAAACACAAAATCGTGTGCCGTTAAAGAAACCTGAATGATGTTTATTTCTAAAAACATAATTATTGCCAAACGGATATGGCCCATGTTGCACTTAAAAGAACGAACTGTTGtaaatgaatataaataaatgaagaaatatataaaagatgtATATATAAATGGTACTTTTCGTGGTATTGATAATGGTGTCGTGGGAAACATTAACGAGTAGCGattcgaaatggaaaatggctAACAGGATAACAGGAATAGTCGAGAGTGGCCCGACAAGCCTCAAAATCCCACGTTCATTATGGCTAAAAATTCACCACATAAAATGTGCCTTCAAGAGATC is part of the Drosophila biarmipes strain raj3 chromosome 2R, RU_DBia_V1.1, whole genome shotgun sequence genome and encodes:
- the LOC108029798 gene encoding uncharacterized protein LOC108029798, giving the protein MPSFLGVVISVALLSLVAGQATNVSQSMDLYILQNQRQYDAKIKQLEDQLASFRILFNKRIEAVTVQADSMQLKLEQASAHLDPITLIDPWSKQCVQNYSVTIPTVSAARSSITKCAENINGVLNSPESTYNTLNNYFKNNLKNGLAQCAKLHPTAQLNYTLCVTKVIGEANKYTVNSQNNFNNYLKSSECTAENRVRSSWQCSFGQVYSITSTVEVALQLIDTCIANRLVCGSTTCSTDKPSCPNVTNVTLAEINPQNDTIPNPFTFVTNTTKCVEFRFNR
- the LOC108029629 gene encoding uncharacterized protein LOC108029629 — its product is MPLRKKEDYIPIKCEGWNGKFEYPDGAVNNVSKIRRHNQNVTNTNNFYGFSSEPIVLPTEWDGTFVKSGETRVKQERNRSDDQDYFDYNTEPTVLPPTWSGEFVTDPSDVRIKPERNFSDARDYAEAARFKLVQH